A region of the Paracoccus pantotrophus genome:
GTTGTACCACAGCAGGTTCTGCGCCTGGACCGGCATCATGTCGTAAAGGAAGATCACCCCCGAGATCAGGAACAGCGGCCGGGTCAGGATGTGCCAGACCCGCTCCCAGACCGGGAAGGCGTTCATCAGGTAGCAGTTCAGCACCCCCACCCCGGTGCCCAGCAGCGCCACCAGCAGCAGCGCCTCGAAGACCGAGGGCATGTCCACCGGCCCCGGCAGCTGATAGGCCAGGAAGATGCCGCCGATCACGATGGCGATCACCGCGACATGGGTCAGCGCGTTCAGCACCACCCGCGCCAGCAGCGCATCGAGGAAGGTCACGCTGGGATAGGCCAGCAAGGGCCGCGAGAAGCGGATCGAGGCGGCAGTCTTGTTGGCCAGGTCGGTGAACATGGCAAAGGGCAGGTAGCCGGTGGCATAGAACAGCGGGAAGTTCGAGCCGAGGCCGGGGCTGCGCAGCGCCATGCTGAACAGCACCGACAGAAGCGCCACGCCCAGCACCGGCTCGAGCACCGCCCAGACATAGCCGCCGGCCGAGCGGCCATAGCTGGTGGCCATCTCGCGCAGCATCAGCGCCACCACGGTGCGCGGCATGCGAAAGCGCGGCCCGTTGCGCGACGGGTGCTGCGGCCGGCGGACCCGCGGCGGGCGGGCTGCGCCGGCCTGGCCCTGGGGGCGGCGGATTTCTGGGGCGGTATCGGACATGTGAACGCAAACACTGGCCTGGACGGGCGGCAATATGTAACAACTGCGGCCGAAAGGTAAACCAGCGAAAGCGCAGCTGCCCGTGACCACCCCCTCCATACCGGCCGGCGACCAGGCCGGCCAGCCGGCCGAGCCGGCCAGCCGGGCGCCGGGCGCCGCCCCGCGGCCGGTCGAGGCCGCCGCGCCCCGGCCGGCCGCACCCGCATCGCAATCCACAACCCCGGCCGCAACCCCGGCCGCATCCCAGCCTGCAATCCAGCCCGCCTCCCAGCCCGCCCCAGGCGCCCGGCCCCGGCCCGGCCCGGCCCCCCGCCCCTTCCAGGGCCAGCAGGGCCTGGGCGCCCAGGCACGGATCCAGGCGCATATCCAGGCCCAGGCCCAGCCACAGGCACAGGCCCAATCGCGGGGCCAGGGGCCGGGCGACGCCGCGGCGGCGGGGACGCAGCCGCAGGCGCGGCCGCAAGAGCCGCCGCCAAGGCCGGCGGCAGGCAGCAGGCCGGGCCGGCCGCCCGCCGCCCCGGCCGGCCCGCAACAAGGCCCGCAACAAGGCCAGCCATCGGGCCAGCCATCGGGGCAGCCATCGGGGCAAGGCGGGCCGGCGGCGCAGGATCGCCAGCCGGCCCCGGCCGCCTCCCAGGCGCAGCCCCAATCCAGGGCCCCATCCCAGGCTCCATCCCAGGCCGGCCCCCAGCCGCAAGCCCAGGCCAGGCCGCCGGCGCTGCGCCCGCAAGGCCAGCCGATCCCGGTCCGGCCCATGCCGCCTGCCGCGCCCCCTGCCTCCCGGCCGCCCGCGCCGGCCCCCGCTCCGGCCCCCGCTCCGGCCCCCGCCCCCGCTCCGGCCCAGCCCCTGCGCCCGCCGGCCCGCATGGCCGAGCCCCGGCGCCGGCACTGGCTGATCCTGGGCTCCTTCCTGGCGCTGGTGGTGCTGCCCAGCCTCGCCTGGGCCGGCTATCTCTGGCTGCGCGCCGAGGACCAATATGTCTCGACCGTCGGCTTCTCGGTGCGCAAGGAACAGTCCACCTCCTCGATCGATCTCCTGGGCGGGCTGGCGCCGCTGACCGGCGCCGGCGGCAGCGCCTCGGATACCGACATCCTCTACGAATACATCCGCAGCCAGGACATGGTCGAAAGGATCGATGCCAGCCTCGACCTGCGCGCCCGCTTCTCGCGCGCCTGGCCGCATGACTTCGTCTTCGCCTTCGACCCCGAGGGCCATGTCGAGGATCTGACCGATTACTGGCAGCGCCAGGTCAAGGTGCTCTACGACAGCACCACCCAGCTGATCACCCTCAAGGTCAGCGCCTTCACCCCCGAGGACGCCCAGCAGATCGCCGCGGCGGTGTTCCAGGAAAGCTCGGACAAGATCAACCAGCTCTCGACCATCGCCCAGGACGACGCCACCCGCCTGGCCAAGGCCGAGCTCGACAAGGCCCGCGCCGAGCTGACCGAGACCCGCCAGGCCATGACCGCCTTCCGCATGCGCTCGCAGATCGTCGATCCCGAGGCCGATCTCGCCGGGCAGATGGGGGTGCTGAGCGGGCTGCAGGCGCAGCTGGCCGAGGCGCTGGTCGCCCATGACCTGCTTTTGGACAATGCCCAGCCCACCGACCACCGCGTCACCCAGTCCCAGCAGAAGATCGACGCGCTGCGCCGGCTGATCGAGGCCGAGCGCGCCAAGTTCGGCGCCGAGGGCCAGGGCCCGGCCGGCGAAAGCTATGCCCAGCTGATGGCGGAATACGAAAAGCTGGCCGTGGACCGCGAATTCGCCGAGGGCGCCTATCGCTCGGCCCGCATCGCCCATGAGACGGCGCTGGCCGAGGCGCAGCGCCAGGCCCGCTACCTGGCCGCCCATATCGAGCCCAAGGTGGCGCAAAGCCCGACCGAGCCGGACCGGCCCTGGCTCTGGGCGATGATCACCGGCATGCTGCTGGCCGGCTGGTCGATCCTGGTGCTGGTCTATTACAGCGTCCGCGACCGCCGCTAGCGCCATGATCCGGCTCGAGAACCTGACCAAGATCTACCGGCTCAACGGCCGCGAGACCCTGGTGGCGGACAATCTGAACGCCGAGTTCCCGACCGGGGCCTCGGTGGCGCTTCTGGGCCGCAACGGCGCCGGCAAGTCGACGCTCCTGCGCATCATCGCCGGCACCGTGCTGCCCACGGCCGGCCGGGTGCTGTCGGACGGCACGATTTCCTGGCCGGTGGGGTTCTCGGGCAGTTTCCACCCCGATCTGACCGGGGCGCAGAACGTGCGCTTCGTGGCCCGCATCTACGGCGTGGACACCGACGAGCTGGTCGATTACGTCGCCGATTTCGCCGAGCTGGGCCAGCATTACCACCAGCCCTTCGGCAGCTATTCCTCGGGCATGCGCTCGCGGCTGGCCATGGGCACCTCGATGGGCATCCATTTCGACACCTATCTGGTCGACGAGGTCACCAGCGTCGGCGACGCCAATTTCCGCGCCAAGTCCCAGCGCGTCTTCGCCGAGCGCATGGCCCGATCATCCGCCATCGTCGTCAGCCATTCCATGCCCATGATCCGCAACATGTGCACCATGGGCGCCGTCCTGCACAACGCAAGCCTCACAATCTTCGACAACATCGACCAGGCCATCAAAAAACACGAGGAAATCCTCAGACTCCCACAGACAAAATAAAAAAGCATCCGCCAAAGGGCGGAGGTGACGCAGCCAAACAGGCGCGCTAGAGGGGGACCAAAGAAGGAGACCGCCATGGATACCAAGGCCCTGATCGCCGCCTATTACGACGCCTTCAACGCCGGCCGCACCGACGAGATGCTGGGCTATCTGCATGACGAGGTCGAGCATCACGTCAACGAGGGCGGCATCCGCCGCGGCAAGGCGGCCTTCGCCGCGTTCAACGCCCACATGACCCGCAGCTATCGCGAGGAACTGACCGGCATGGTGATCTTCGCCAATGAGGCCGGCGACCGGGCGGCGGCGGAATTCGTGGTCAACGGCACCTACCTGGCCACCGACGAGGGCCTGCCCGAGGCGAAGGGCCAGACCTATGTCCTGCCCGCCGGTGCCTTCTTCACCATCCGCGACGGCAAGATCGCGCGGGTGACGACCTATTACAACCTCGCCGACTGGACGCGGCAGGTCTCGGGGCAGGTCTCGGGGCAGGTCTCGGCGTGATCCGCACCGAATGCCTGACCGGGGATGCGGTTGCCGCCGTGCTGGACGACCTGGCGCGGCTGCGCATCGCGGTATTCCGCGACTGGCCCTATCTCTATGACGGCGACCTGGGTTATGAGCGCGATTACCTGCATGCCTATCAGTCGCCCGGCGCGGTGGTGGTCGCGGCCTGGGACGGCGACCGCATGGTCGGCGCCGCGACCGGCGCGCCGATGGAGGACCATGCCGGCGATTTCGCCGCCGCCTTCGCCAACCGGCCCGAGCGGCTGGACGAGATCTTCTATTGCGCCGAATCGGTGCTGCTGCCGGACTATCGCGGCCATGGCCTGGGCCATGCCTTCTTCGACGGGCGCGAGGCGCAGGCCCGGGCGCTTGGCCGCCGCTACAGCGCCTTTTGCAGCGTGATTCGCCCCGAGGACCACCCACTGCGGCCCCCCGCCTATCGCCCGCTGGACGGGTTCTGGCTGAAGCGCGGCTATGCGCCCTTGCCGGGCGTGGTCGCCGGTTTCGACTGGAAGGACATCGGCGAGAGCCGGTCGACCCGCAAATCCCTGCAATTCTGGATGAAACCCCTGTGAGCCGGATCGTGAAAATCGCCGCCGCCGCCTATCCCTTCGACTGGCTGGCGGATCTGGACGCTTATCGCGCCAAGATCGGCGCCTGGGTCGAGAAGGCCGCCGATTGCGATCTGCTGGTCTTTCCCGAATATGGCGCGATGGAGCTGGCCTCGCTGGGCGGGCGCGAGGTGGCGGGCGACCTGGAGGCCTCGCTGCACGAGGTCGCCCGGCACGAGGCCGCGCGCGACGCGCTGCATGCGGAACTCGCGGCGCGGCATCGGCTGCATATCCTGGCCGCCTCGGGGCCCTGTTTCGACGGGCCGCGCCCGGTCAACCGGGCGGTGCTGTTCGGGCCGCGGGGACGGATCGGCCATCAGGACAAGCAGGTGATGACCCGGTTCGAGCGCGAGGACTGGAACGTGGTCGGCGCCCCCGGCCTGCGGGTCTTTGACACGCCCGTCGGGCGGCTGGGCGTGCTGATCTGCTATGACAGCGAGTTTCCGCTGCTGGGCCGCGCGCTGGCCGAGGCGGGGGTCGAGGTGGTGCTGGTACCCTCCTGCACGGACACGGTGGCGGGGTTCAACCGGGTCCGCATCGGCGCCATGGCCCGCGCGCTGGAAAGCCAATGCGTCGTGGTGCAGGCACCGACGGTGGGCTGCGTGGACTGGAACCCCGCCATCGACGAGAACCGCGGCGCCGCGGCGATCTATGCGCCCCCCGACGGGCTCTGGCCGGAAAGCGGCGTGCTGGCCGAGGGGCTGATGGACGTGCCAGGCTGGGTCAAGGCCGAGCTGGACCTGGACCTGGTGGCCGAAAGCCGGCGGAACGGGCGGGTGCTGCCCTTCGCGCATTGGCCCGAGAGTGCGGCGGTGCGACTGGTGGATTAGAACGGGCCGCAACGCCCGCACCATTAACCGAATCTTGTAACCGAATCTTGGCAGTTTCTGTTGGAGAATCCTCGGCGACACGGGGGTTCTCTGACATGAACATGATTTACACGGAAGCGTATCGGACGACGTTCGATGCTTATCTGTGCAAGGGCATTCCGCTTCGGCTGACCTTGAAGCAGGCAGGGTCGCCAGACCAATACGTCTGGCGCTGCTAGAACGACGATCAGGTGCGGGCGAACCATCGCGCGAACGATGGCCGGGTGTTTTCATGGAACGATCCGCCTGACACCGGCCATCCGGGCGAGGTTTACAACTACCGCTAGCGAGGCCGTGCCCTATATGCCCGGCGAGACAGAGCTCGCGTTTCACGAGTTTACATCCGTGTATTCACGCCAAGCGCCGTTCGCCGTGAAAACCTGGATTTCGTGAATCACTATTGTTTTGGCGGCGGGCAGGCGCCGAAGGATCACGCGACTGGGTGCGGAATCTTGGCGCAATCGGGTGCCGAAAAGCGCAAGAGCATGCAGGGTCAAGAAATGGTCATGGCTGAAAGCCTGGGCCATGAGCCTGGCAAAGCGAGCCGGCCTCAAGAAGGCGGTTGTGGCTCTGGCCCGACGCCTTGCCGTGATCATGCACAGAATGTGGATTGATGGCAGCGATTTCCGCTGGTCGCGGGAGGGAGTCACGGCAGCATAATCGTGTAGGCAAGAAGCAAGAGCTCCACCGCTGGTGGGAAGGTGTCCTTCGCGGGACGACGGGCGAGACGAGTTCGCAATGGGTCCAGTTCCGACAGCACATGTTGTCAGGCCGCGAATCAGATTGGACCGCCTCGCTCTTCTGATCCCATGATGGGAGAGCCGCCCGCAGCATCCGACACGAACAAGGCGAAGGCGGACGGTCGCCCCGAACCCTGGCCTATTCTGCCACGGCAGGCTCCTGCGGCACCGCCCCATCTGGCGTCTCGGCGCCCTCGGGCACTGCCGCGCCCTCGGCGGGCACGGCCAGGCGGTTGTCCTCCCATTCGCCCGAGGCGACCTGGCCGGTGGCATAGCGCATCACCCCCGCGCCCTGGCGCTTGCCCATGACGAAATGGCCGCTATAGACATCGCCATTGGCATAGGTCGCGACGCCCTCGCCGTCGATCTCGCCCTGCTTCCAGCTGCCCTCGTAGCGGAAACCGTCCGGCGCGATCAGCCGGCCCTTGCCATGGCGCAGCCCGTCCACGAAGGAGCCGTCATAGGTGGTGCCGTCGGGATAGGTCGCCTGCCCCTGCCCGTGCCGCTGCCCGTCGCGCCAGGCGCCGTTATAGACATAGCCGTCCGGATAGGTCATGCGGCCCTGCCCCTCGTTGCGGCCGCGCTTGAAGCCGCCCTCGTAGACCAGGCCGTTGGCGTATTTGGCGACGCCCTGCCCCTCGATCACGCCGGCGACCCATTCGCCGTCATAGCTGGCGCCGTCCGGATAGGTGATCAGGCCGCGGCCATGCGGCAGGTCGGCCATCAGCGCGCCCTCATAGACCGAGCCGTCAGGATAGGTGATGCGGCCCAGCCCTTCCATGCGGCCCTCGACCCAGTCGCCGGTATAGACATAGCCGTCGGTGCCGGTGAAGGTGCCGGTGCCCCAGCGCTTGTCAGCGCGGAAATCGCCCTCGTAGCGGTCGCCATTGGCATAGGTGGCGACGCCCTTGCCCTCGCGCTTGCCATTGGCGAAGCGGCCCTCATAGCCGTCGCCCGAGGGCTGGGTCAGCTTGCCCTGCCCGGCCATCTGCCCCGCCGACCAGCTGCCCTCGTAGACCAGCCCGTCCGGCATCCTCAGCTTGCCCTGGCCGGAACGCTGGTTGGCCCGCATCTCGCCTTCGTAGCTGGCGCCGTCGGGATAGGTGATCTTGCCGAGGCCCTCCTTGACGCCGGCCTTCCAGTCGCCCTCGTAGCGATAGCCGTTGGGCTGGGTCAGCACGCCCTTGCCGTCATGCAGCGCGTTCAGGAAGCCGCCTTCGTAGACCGAGCCGTTGGCGTAATGCGCCACGCCCTGCCCGACGATCTGGCCGTCCTGCCAGTCGCCCTCGTAGCTGCCGCCGTCGGCATAGGTGATCTTGCCCTTGCCATGCGGCTTGCCGCCGGCGAAAGCGCCCTCGTAGACCGAGCCGTTGGGGAATTTCGCCACGCCCTGGCCCAGGATCTCGCCCTCGACCCAGTCGCCGGTATATTCGTAGCCCGAGGGCAGCCTGTAGGTGCCGCGGCCGTGCTGCTTGCCGTTGCGGAAGGTGCCCTCATAGACGCCGCCGTCGTCATATTGCTTGGTGATGACCGCCTGCGCGCCGGCCATGCCCGCGCCGGCCAGGATCACCGCGCAGGCGACAAGGGCTGCCTTCATGGGTGCTGCACTCCGCCTCGTTGCTGCTTTTGCCATCGGTTTATCGCAAGGGGCGCGCCGGCGCAAAGCCCGACTTTTCCTTTGCCGCGCCGTCGCCTATCAACGGGCCGAGATCCGGTAAGGAAGCGCCATGACCGACACGTTCCGCATCACCCTTGGACAGCTGAACCCGACCGTGGGCGATTTGCCCGGCAATGCCGCCCAGGCGCGCGAGGCATGGGCCAGGGCGCGCGAGGCCGGCGCCAACCTGCTGGCCCTGCCCGAGATGTTCATCACCGGCTACCAGACCCAGGACCTGGTTCTGAAGCCCGGCTTCACGCAGGAAGCGATGGCGCATATCGTCGATCTGGCGCGCGACTGCGCCGACGGCCCCGCCATCGGCATCGGCGGCCCCTATGCCGAGGAGGACCGGCTCTACAACGCCTATTGGATCCTCAAGGGCGGCCGGGTGGCGGCGCGGGTGCTCAAGCATGAATTGCCGCACAAGCAGCTGTTCGACGAATGGCGGCTGTTCAATGTCGGGCCGATCTCGGGGCCCTACAGCCTGGACGGGCTGCGCATCGGCAGCCCGATCTGC
Encoded here:
- a CDS encoding GNAT family N-acetyltransferase; translated protein: MIRTECLTGDAVAAVLDDLARLRIAVFRDWPYLYDGDLGYERDYLHAYQSPGAVVVAAWDGDRMVGAATGAPMEDHAGDFAAAFANRPERLDEIFYCAESVLLPDYRGHGLGHAFFDGREAQARALGRRYSAFCSVIRPEDHPLRPPAYRPLDGFWLKRGYAPLPGVVAGFDWKDIGESRSTRKSLQFWMKPL
- a CDS encoding capsule biosynthesis protein, with protein sequence MAEPRRRHWLILGSFLALVVLPSLAWAGYLWLRAEDQYVSTVGFSVRKEQSTSSIDLLGGLAPLTGAGGSASDTDILYEYIRSQDMVERIDASLDLRARFSRAWPHDFVFAFDPEGHVEDLTDYWQRQVKVLYDSTTQLITLKVSAFTPEDAQQIAAAVFQESSDKINQLSTIAQDDATRLAKAELDKARAELTETRQAMTAFRMRSQIVDPEADLAGQMGVLSGLQAQLAEALVAHDLLLDNAQPTDHRVTQSQQKIDALRRLIEAERAKFGAEGQGPAGESYAQLMAEYEKLAVDREFAEGAYRSARIAHETALAEAQRQARYLAAHIEPKVAQSPTEPDRPWLWAMITGMLLAGWSILVLVYYSVRDRR
- a CDS encoding carbon-nitrogen hydrolase family protein translates to MKIAAAAYPFDWLADLDAYRAKIGAWVEKAADCDLLVFPEYGAMELASLGGREVAGDLEASLHEVARHEAARDALHAELAARHRLHILAASGPCFDGPRPVNRAVLFGPRGRIGHQDKQVMTRFEREDWNVVGAPGLRVFDTPVGRLGVLICYDSEFPLLGRALAEAGVEVVLVPSCTDTVAGFNRVRIGAMARALESQCVVVQAPTVGCVDWNPAIDENRGAAAIYAPPDGLWPESGVLAEGLMDVPGWVKAELDLDLVAESRRNGRVLPFAHWPESAAVRLVD
- a CDS encoding ABC transporter permease; translated protein: MPRTVVALMLREMATSYGRSAGGYVWAVLEPVLGVALLSVLFSMALRSPGLGSNFPLFYATGYLPFAMFTDLANKTAASIRFSRPLLAYPSVTFLDALLARVVLNALTHVAVIAIVIGGIFLAYQLPGPVDMPSVFEALLLVALLGTGVGVLNCYLMNAFPVWERVWHILTRPLFLISGVIFLYDMMPVQAQNLLWYNPLIHCTGLMRRGFYPTYEAGYLSQAYVVALALALMLAGLALLERNHRKLLER
- a CDS encoding ketosteroid isomerase-related protein, whose amino-acid sequence is MDTKALIAAYYDAFNAGRTDEMLGYLHDEVEHHVNEGGIRRGKAAFAAFNAHMTRSYREELTGMVIFANEAGDRAAAEFVVNGTYLATDEGLPEAKGQTYVLPAGAFFTIRDGKIARVTTYYNLADWTRQVSGQVSGQVSA
- a CDS encoding MORN repeat-containing protein, translating into MKAALVACAVILAGAGMAGAQAVITKQYDDGGVYEGTFRNGKQHGRGTYRLPSGYEYTGDWVEGEILGQGVAKFPNGSVYEGAFAGGKPHGKGKITYADGGSYEGDWQDGQIVGQGVAHYANGSVYEGGFLNALHDGKGVLTQPNGYRYEGDWKAGVKEGLGKITYPDGASYEGEMRANQRSGQGKLRMPDGLVYEGSWSAGQMAGQGKLTQPSGDGYEGRFANGKREGKGVATYANGDRYEGDFRADKRWGTGTFTGTDGYVYTGDWVEGRMEGLGRITYPDGSVYEGALMADLPHGRGLITYPDGASYDGEWVAGVIEGQGVAKYANGLVYEGGFKRGRNEGQGRMTYPDGYVYNGAWRDGQRHGQGQATYPDGTTYDGSFVDGLRHGKGRLIAPDGFRYEGSWKQGEIDGEGVATYANGDVYSGHFVMGKRQGAGVMRYATGQVASGEWEDNRLAVPAEGAAVPEGAETPDGAVPQEPAVAE
- a CDS encoding ABC transporter ATP-binding protein is translated as MIRLENLTKIYRLNGRETLVADNLNAEFPTGASVALLGRNGAGKSTLLRIIAGTVLPTAGRVLSDGTISWPVGFSGSFHPDLTGAQNVRFVARIYGVDTDELVDYVADFAELGQHYHQPFGSYSSGMRSRLAMGTSMGIHFDTYLVDEVTSVGDANFRAKSQRVFAERMARSSAIVVSHSMPMIRNMCTMGAVLHNASLTIFDNIDQAIKKHEEILRLPQTK